The following coding sequences lie in one Myxococcus xanthus genomic window:
- a CDS encoding M16 family metallopeptidase: MSPPRVALPPAWRPGAAIIALALLLSACATLPQRGQIVMRDVAFPLRDFRFPSGLRVVVEQDARSPVVAVVAVVGAGGSSDPGGKEGLAHVVEHLAFRSRHAGGPSVWRRLETSGAGFYNASTSLDYTSYETLAPKEALPVLLKLEGQRLAAPLAGVSPEVFAVEREVVRNELRQRNETGYVGQVFSWMNAAAFPGGHPYARPLAGTHESLSALSLSDAQRFARAHYRPDNVTLVIAGDVDLAAVEATLRTNLPEAWVGTGAPLALEARLPAQPAAPATTPAQKSVPVFTAAVPTPEVYLSWVLPRGFDESSAVQDFVRASFSQNLWGAVRNDGDIADISTNLIPGTRASLLVVRVRLSRGDDPARSAGKVLDQVQNAWVQEIQPGSVLGREFDFQAMRRQVVTGMVLESEDLMSRTERRALLTHFTQDVRSYTRSQVALMGLAGGKVTDFSYQWLQRDRVRMIVVRPGEVPGAATAAATLSADEEPWTTPAEQVTPSMTAALDSPVQVLKLDNGMEVLLAPRPGLPVVRIGAALGGGSSYGEKPGVADLANWGSFRESWFEGRPSDWGLHSTSSFQRDHLRVGISGTAGNVGNMLAMLAEQLDSTRTSEDVVRFYREQVLPWRQAVDSNPELLAERHLQKALYGTHPYAREVTSADLAQVSWTEAEAWLKDVYRPANTVVVIAGEFDVKEVEGLARKYLGGWSRGKAKPVATPSSPELPVAASAAKALLTPRPGASQAQVQLACRLPTATPEAEARYALMAELIHGHASGEMRSRRGATYGFSARPWLGRGGAAHLVLEGAVDAQRMGEGISTVRQILASFAKEVPKHTLERARRGMLAAQAVSFISSEAWVNALLTAHVRGFEPDTVTRRPALLQSVTAESLRKEFEGCYQRLVVSITADEGQARSAIQAMSQP; this comes from the coding sequence ATGTCTCCCCCGCGTGTTGCCCTTCCTCCCGCCTGGCGGCCCGGTGCCGCCATCATTGCCCTGGCGCTGCTGCTGAGCGCGTGCGCCACGCTGCCGCAGCGAGGGCAGATCGTCATGCGCGACGTGGCCTTCCCGTTGCGGGACTTCCGCTTCCCCTCGGGGCTCCGCGTGGTGGTGGAGCAGGATGCCCGCTCTCCTGTGGTGGCGGTGGTCGCGGTGGTGGGCGCAGGGGGCTCCAGTGACCCGGGCGGCAAGGAGGGCCTGGCGCACGTCGTGGAGCACCTGGCCTTCCGTTCCCGCCATGCGGGTGGGCCGTCGGTGTGGCGGCGCCTGGAGACGTCGGGCGCGGGCTTCTACAACGCCTCCACCAGCCTGGATTACACGTCCTACGAGACGCTGGCCCCCAAGGAGGCCCTGCCAGTCCTCTTGAAGCTGGAGGGCCAGCGCCTGGCCGCGCCGCTCGCGGGTGTGAGCCCGGAGGTGTTCGCGGTGGAGCGCGAGGTGGTCCGCAACGAGCTCCGCCAGCGCAACGAGACGGGCTACGTGGGGCAGGTCTTCAGCTGGATGAACGCCGCGGCCTTCCCGGGTGGCCACCCCTACGCGCGTCCTCTCGCCGGGACGCACGAGTCGCTGTCCGCGCTCAGCCTGTCGGACGCGCAGCGCTTCGCCCGGGCGCACTACCGTCCCGACAACGTCACGCTGGTCATCGCCGGTGACGTGGACCTGGCGGCCGTGGAGGCCACGCTCCGCACCAACCTGCCCGAGGCCTGGGTGGGCACGGGCGCGCCCCTGGCTCTGGAGGCGCGCCTGCCCGCGCAGCCTGCGGCCCCGGCCACCACGCCCGCCCAGAAGTCGGTGCCCGTCTTCACCGCCGCCGTGCCCACCCCGGAGGTGTATCTGTCCTGGGTGCTGCCGCGCGGCTTCGACGAGTCCAGCGCGGTCCAGGACTTCGTTCGCGCCAGCTTCAGCCAGAACCTCTGGGGCGCGGTGCGCAATGACGGCGACATCGCGGACATCTCCACCAACCTGATTCCGGGGACGCGTGCCTCGCTGTTGGTGGTGCGGGTGCGGCTCAGCCGGGGAGACGACCCGGCGCGCTCGGCGGGGAAGGTGTTGGACCAGGTGCAGAACGCGTGGGTGCAGGAGATTCAGCCCGGCTCCGTGCTGGGCCGCGAGTTCGACTTCCAGGCGATGCGCCGGCAGGTGGTGACGGGCATGGTGCTGGAGTCGGAGGACCTCATGTCCCGCACCGAGCGCCGGGCGCTGCTCACCCACTTCACGCAGGACGTGCGCTCCTACACCCGCTCGCAGGTGGCGCTGATGGGACTCGCCGGCGGCAAGGTGACGGACTTCTCCTACCAGTGGCTGCAGCGGGACCGGGTTCGAATGATTGTCGTCCGTCCGGGTGAGGTACCCGGCGCGGCGACGGCGGCCGCCACACTGTCGGCGGACGAGGAGCCCTGGACCACGCCCGCCGAGCAGGTGACGCCGTCGATGACAGCGGCGCTCGACTCGCCCGTGCAGGTGCTCAAGCTGGACAATGGCATGGAGGTGCTGCTCGCTCCACGTCCGGGCCTCCCGGTGGTCCGTATCGGCGCGGCGCTGGGCGGTGGTTCGTCCTACGGCGAGAAGCCGGGCGTGGCGGACCTGGCCAACTGGGGCTCCTTCCGGGAGTCCTGGTTCGAGGGCCGCCCCAGTGACTGGGGCCTGCATTCGACCTCGTCGTTCCAGCGCGACCACCTGCGCGTCGGCATCTCCGGCACGGCGGGCAACGTCGGCAACATGCTGGCGATGCTGGCCGAGCAGCTCGACTCCACGCGGACCTCCGAGGACGTGGTGCGCTTCTACCGCGAGCAGGTGCTGCCCTGGCGCCAGGCGGTGGACTCGAATCCGGAGCTCCTGGCCGAGCGCCACCTCCAGAAGGCGCTGTACGGCACGCATCCCTATGCGCGGGAGGTCACCAGCGCGGACCTGGCCCAGGTGTCCTGGACGGAGGCCGAGGCGTGGCTGAAGGACGTGTACCGGCCGGCCAACACGGTGGTCGTCATCGCCGGCGAGTTCGACGTGAAGGAAGTGGAGGGGCTGGCGCGCAAGTACCTCGGCGGTTGGAGCCGGGGGAAGGCGAAGCCCGTCGCCACGCCGTCTTCGCCTGAGCTGCCGGTGGCGGCTTCGGCCGCGAAGGCCCTGCTCACGCCGCGTCCCGGCGCGAGCCAGGCGCAGGTGCAGCTGGCCTGCCGGCTGCCCACGGCCACACCCGAAGCAGAGGCGCGCTACGCCCTGATGGCGGAGCTGATCCACGGCCACGCCTCGGGGGAGATGCGCTCGCGCCGGGGCGCGACGTACGGCTTCTCCGCGCGGCCCTGGCTGGGGCGCGGCGGCGCGGCCCACCTGGTGCTGGAGGGCGCGGTGGATGCGCAGCGCATGGGTGAAGGCATCAGCACCGTCCGTCAGATTCTCGCGTCCTTCGCGAAGGAGGTACCCAAGCACACGCTGGAGCGGGCCCGCAGGGGCATGCTGGCGGCTCAGGCGGTCTCCTTCATCAGCTCGGAGGCCTGGGTGAACGCGCTGCTGACCGCGCACGTCCGGGGCTTCGAACCGGACACGGTGACGCGCCGGCCCGCGCTGCTCCAGTCGGTGACGGCCGAGTCCCTGCGAAAGGAGTTCGAAGGCTGCTACCAGCGGCTCGTCGTCTCCATCACCGCCGACGAGGGCCAGGCGCGGTCCGCCATTCAGGCCATGTCCCAGCCGTAG
- a CDS encoding LysM peptidoglycan-binding domain-containing protein, producing the protein MALQNDYQDVLDVAKNVGAKVESREENGKLIIKGSVDYAWDRDRMWDQIKARHPNWQNEVMVMLTVTHETPYGLYTVKSGDTLSKLAKDIYGDMKLYPKIFEANKDQLKDPDKIKVGQVLKLPPKSIANA; encoded by the coding sequence ATGGCCTTGCAGAATGATTACCAGGACGTGCTCGACGTGGCGAAGAACGTGGGCGCCAAGGTCGAGTCGCGCGAGGAGAACGGCAAGCTCATCATCAAGGGGTCGGTGGACTACGCCTGGGACCGGGACCGGATGTGGGACCAGATCAAGGCCAGACATCCGAACTGGCAGAACGAGGTCATGGTCATGCTCACCGTCACGCACGAGACGCCGTACGGCCTATACACCGTCAAGTCGGGCGACACGCTGAGCAAGCTGGCCAAGGACATCTACGGGGACATGAAGCTGTACCCGAAGATTTTCGAGGCCAACAAGGACCAACTCAAGGACCCGGACAAAATCAAGGTCGGGCAGGTGCTGAAGCTGCCGCCCAAGTCCATCGCGAACGCGTGA
- a CDS encoding sugar O-acetyltransferase, which produces MQNEKPFLPREVRIGTPESEVMFSNIRRAMRLTAELNKRTFDDAEEIRALFSELTGRTVDSTFSLIPPFYTDHGVNIRVGRNVFINQCCTLMDIGGIDIADDVMIGPKVNIITSSHPLEPAMRRAFAVAKPIVLQRNVWIAAAVTILPGVTVGENSVVGAGAVVTEDVAPNTFVAGVPARLVRRLT; this is translated from the coding sequence ATGCAGAATGAGAAGCCATTCCTTCCTCGGGAGGTGCGGATTGGCACCCCTGAATCCGAGGTCATGTTCAGCAACATCCGGCGAGCGATGCGCCTGACCGCGGAATTGAACAAGCGCACCTTCGATGATGCCGAGGAAATCAGGGCGCTCTTCAGTGAGCTGACCGGTAGGACTGTCGACAGCACGTTTTCGCTCATCCCGCCGTTCTACACCGACCATGGAGTCAACATCCGCGTCGGGCGGAATGTGTTCATCAACCAGTGTTGCACGTTGATGGATATCGGGGGGATCGACATCGCTGACGACGTCATGATCGGCCCGAAGGTGAACATCATCACGTCGAGTCATCCCCTGGAGCCCGCCATGCGGCGTGCTTTCGCGGTCGCGAAGCCCATTGTGCTCCAGCGGAACGTCTGGATTGCGGCGGCCGTCACGATATTGCCGGGGGTGACGGTGGGCGAGAACTCGGTGGTGGGGGCCGGAGCGGTGGTGACGGAGGATGTCGCTCCGAACACATTTGTGGCGGGCGTTCCTGCCCGGCTCGTTCGACGCCTGACCTGA
- a CDS encoding LysR family transcriptional regulator translates to MDFDGVRTFIAVADAGQFQEAASRLSLTQQAVSKRIAALEATLGVRLFVRTPRGIQLTIDGQVFLPHARSILEAAERAADSVRPGRRRLRVDVVKPNLGSARILRDFHSAHPEIEIDVVTHLFDAKTALAAVREGSIDATFRAITRPAQQLTDGVVATRVLDDAVELLTSDTHRLAAATSLTPAELAKHKVWMPFIVPGTEWAAYYDELAARFGLTIDTLGPDFGIDALLEVIAGSSSLATLVGEHIRLVWPTEYNLRRIPIRNPMLVYPHSLVWRSDNAHPALTKLRAYLDARKDRYRHPKAWSPPWTNR, encoded by the coding sequence ATGGATTTCGATGGTGTGCGGACCTTCATTGCCGTCGCCGACGCGGGGCAGTTCCAAGAGGCGGCGTCGAGGCTGTCACTCACGCAGCAAGCCGTCTCCAAGCGCATCGCCGCGCTCGAGGCCACCCTCGGGGTACGGCTGTTCGTCCGAACTCCGCGCGGAATTCAGCTCACCATCGACGGCCAGGTATTCCTGCCTCACGCTCGCAGCATCCTCGAAGCGGCAGAGCGGGCAGCCGATTCCGTGCGCCCCGGCCGCCGTCGGCTCCGTGTCGACGTGGTCAAGCCGAACCTCGGGAGCGCACGCATCCTTCGTGACTTCCACAGCGCACATCCTGAGATTGAAATCGATGTCGTCACGCATCTCTTCGACGCGAAGACCGCGTTGGCCGCTGTGCGGGAAGGGAGCATCGACGCGACGTTTCGCGCCATCACCCGGCCCGCGCAACAACTGACCGACGGCGTCGTGGCGACCCGAGTTCTCGACGACGCCGTGGAGCTCCTCACGAGCGATACGCACAGGCTCGCCGCTGCGACTTCGCTGACGCCGGCCGAGCTCGCGAAGCACAAGGTCTGGATGCCCTTCATCGTCCCAGGAACAGAGTGGGCCGCCTATTACGACGAACTCGCCGCGAGATTCGGGCTCACCATCGACACCCTCGGTCCCGACTTCGGCATCGATGCGCTCCTGGAGGTGATTGCCGGCTCCTCCAGCCTGGCCACACTCGTAGGTGAACACATCCGGCTGGTGTGGCCGACCGAGTACAACCTCCGCCGCATTCCCATCCGCAACCCGATGCTCGTCTACCCACATTCCCTGGTCTGGCGTAGCGACAACGCGCACCCCGCGCTCACGAAGCTCCGCGCCTACCTCGACGCCCGGAAGGACCGCTATCGGCATCCCAAGGCGTGGTCCCCCCCATGGACGAACCGCTGA
- a CDS encoding spermidine synthase, with the protein MDMRGVTQRLLLVGLVFLACTASASRKVLYEKESPYTLISVTEDEEGRRYLGFDASGALQSVVRPGKPLDLVLPYTQVSMVGLAYVPAPKRILIVGLGGGAMPMFLRKVVPRAHIDVVDIDPDVVTVARRYFGFREDPLLRAHVGDGRRFIEAERPAYDLIFLDAYGPDSIPEHLATQEFLAAVRAKLSPQGAVVGNVWAFPPNRHYDAMVHTWQVAFTQLYEFIVPQSSNRILVGVGYEEKVAAKTLEARAEKLERTRSVPFDLSGLVDRGYTDATERQLRGKVLKDADLPKPASVTTPAQVR; encoded by the coding sequence ATGGACATGCGCGGTGTGACCCAGCGGCTGCTGCTGGTGGGGCTGGTGTTCCTGGCATGTACGGCCTCCGCGTCCCGCAAGGTCCTGTACGAGAAGGAATCGCCCTACACCCTCATCTCGGTGACGGAGGACGAGGAGGGGCGCCGGTATCTGGGCTTCGATGCCTCGGGGGCGCTGCAGAGCGTGGTCCGGCCGGGCAAGCCGCTGGACCTGGTGCTGCCGTACACGCAGGTCTCCATGGTAGGGCTGGCCTACGTGCCCGCGCCCAAGCGCATCCTCATCGTGGGGCTGGGGGGCGGGGCCATGCCCATGTTCCTGCGCAAGGTGGTGCCGCGGGCGCACATCGACGTGGTGGACATCGACCCGGATGTGGTGACGGTGGCCAGGCGCTACTTCGGATTCCGGGAGGACCCGCTCCTGCGCGCGCACGTCGGAGACGGCCGGCGCTTCATCGAAGCCGAGCGGCCCGCGTATGACCTCATCTTCCTGGATGCCTATGGCCCGGACAGCATCCCCGAGCACCTGGCCACGCAGGAGTTCCTGGCGGCGGTGCGGGCGAAGCTGAGCCCCCAGGGCGCGGTGGTGGGCAACGTGTGGGCCTTTCCGCCCAACCGCCACTACGACGCCATGGTGCACACGTGGCAGGTGGCCTTCACGCAGCTGTATGAGTTCATCGTGCCGCAGAGCTCGAACCGCATCCTGGTGGGCGTGGGGTACGAGGAGAAGGTGGCCGCCAAGACACTGGAGGCGCGCGCGGAGAAGCTGGAGCGTACTCGGAGCGTACCGTTCGACTTGAGCGGGCTGGTGGACCGGGGCTACACGGACGCGACGGAGCGGCAGCTGCGGGGCAAGGTGCTGAAGGACGCGGACCTGCCGAAGCCCGCGTCTGTGACGACGCCGGCGCAGGTCCGCTGA